The proteins below come from a single Zea mays cultivar B73 chromosome 8, Zm-B73-REFERENCE-NAM-5.0, whole genome shotgun sequence genomic window:
- the LOC100275257 gene encoding uncharacterized protein LOC100275257 — MDEKHAPSPSPSPSPVQRSLSAVTYCCGACGYDLRLRSSDRNTAGIVGAGGAAYGRAARRGVVAFDAIDDARFGHADEFRCVDLRARRLFVRRTRLLCRKCGAGLGFGYDDRGQDGARPPRYDIKIRALQPLAADDDHHHHGDAAAPPTSDA, encoded by the exons ATGGACGAGAAGCACGCAccatcgccgtcgccgtcgccgtcaccCGTCCAGAGGAGCCTCTCCGCCGTCACCTACTG CTGCGGCGCGTGCGGGTACGACCTGCGCCTGCGGTCGTCCGACCGCAACACGGCGGGGATCGTGGGCGCCGGCGGCGCGGCGTACGGACGCGCGGCCCGGCGCGGGGTCGTGGCGTTCGACGCCATCGACGACGCGCGGTTCGGGCACGCCGACGAGTTCCGCTGCGTCGACCTGCGCGCGCGTCGCCTCTTCGTGCGCCGCACCCGCCTGCTCTGCCGCAAGTGCGGCGCCGGCCTCGGCTTCGGCTACGACGACCGCGGTCAGGACGGCGCCAGGCCCCCGCGCTACGACATCAAGATCCGCGCGCTCCAGCCCCTGGCAGCAGACGACGACCACCACCACCACGGCGACGCGGCCGCACCGCCGACGTCGGATGCATGA